One Aquificaceae bacterium genomic window, AGTCTAAAGGGTAAAATATTCCGCATATCCCACATGGGCGTAGACCCAAAGGACGGTCTTATGCTTATTGGTATGCTTGAAGTAGTCCTCAAAAGGCTCGGCTTTAGCGTGGAGCTTGGAGAAGGAGTGAAGACCTACAGTCAAACCCTTATGGAACACAAAATATGGTAAGGCTATACATAATAAGGCATGCAGAGAGCGAATGGAATCCCATTGGCAGATATCAGGGGCTTCTTGACCCAGAGCTTTCAGAAAGGGGCAAGGCACAAGCCAAAAGACTGGGAGAACACTTTCAAAGCATTGAGCTACATGCCATCTACTCCTCTCCTTTGAAAAGGACTCTACAGACCGCACAGGAAGTGGCAAAGAGAAAAGGGCTTGAGATAATAGAGGATAGAAGAATTATAGAGATAGACCACGGTGTATGGTCAGGGCTCTTGGTGGAAGAGGTCCAAAAAAGGTTTCCAGAGCAGTTCAGACAGTGGCTGGAAGAGCCTCACAAGGTGAGCTTTGAAGGTGGCGAGAGCCTTCAGCAGGTATATGAGAGGGTAAAGGATTTTCTTGAGGAGATGAGGGAAAGACACTGGGGACAGACTATAGCCTTAGTATCTCATACAGTGCCTATAAGAGCCATCTACTGTGCACTCCTTAAGGTAGACCTTTCTAAGTTTTGGTCCTTTGGCTGTGATAATGCCAGCTACTCTCTGGTCCATATGGAAAAGGATAGAAATGTTATAATGAGGCTTAATATAACATGCCACTTAGGAGATTTGTATGTGGAAGCCCATAAGGCTCTTTAGCCTTTTGCTTTTGGTGGTTTTTGCTTTAGCCCAGCAGATAAGCAAAGAGTTTGACATAAATGTGGAGCTTACAGGCAAGGTCTTTGAAGAAAAGCCCAAACTCATACCACCGGAAAAACTTCCTATGCCACAAACAAGGGAGCTTGACCTTTCTTCTGAGCTTCTTGAAGTGCCCAAGTTTATGGAGTTTGCTCCAGTCAAGCCTGTGGAAAAGGGTGGTGGCATAAGCTGTGGAGAGCCAAAGGATGCACTTTCCTATAGGCTCGGAGTGGACTACTATCTAAAAGGCAGATACTCCTTAGCGGAAGAGGAGCTTTCAAAGGTAGTTCTTATTCCTAACTCTCCCTTTAAGCCTATGGCGGAGTATGTCTTGGGGATTATAGCTTACTCAAAGGACCAAAAACCTAAAGCCCTTGAGCTTTTCAAAAGCTCTTGTGAGTTTTCCCACATGTATCAAAAGCCTGCATGCGAAGCTTACTACGCCTTGCATTTTATCCTCAGAGGCTCTGTGCCAGAAAATAGGGATGGGCTTTGGCAAGCGGTAAAAAGCATTAAGGAAGGTAGAATGCAAGAGCCAGACTGCAGTAATGCGGTCTTTTCTCAGTATTGTGGCTATGTAGCGGATTTTGTAAGGGGACAAGAAAACGTCCTATATAAAGATAGCACTACTCTAAGGTCTGCAATAGTTAGATATTTTTCTGGCAACCTACAGGGAGCAAAGGAAACCTTTTCCCTATACTCCGCACCGGGTAGTCCATATAGAGACATAGCTCTTTATTATCTTGCCCTTATAGAATACAAGGAAGGTAAGGGAGAAGAAGCTTTCAGGTATGCAGGTATATTAGAGAGCCTTAACCAGAGACTTGCCAGCGAACTATACGCTCTATTGTCAGAGAAGGACGTATACCTTTCAAGACTTACTTATACCATCACGAAAAATCCCCACTTTTTAGAAAAGGCAGGCATAATAGCCTACAATGCGGGAGACTACTCTCTTGCCCTTCTTAATTTTCTTGAGGCGGGGAACGTAAGGTATGCGGTTTATTCAGCGGTTAAGATGGGAGACTACAGAAGGGTTATAAGCCTTTTGGAAAACAAGAAGGGCAAGGACAAAGAAGACTACATGTGGCTTCTTGAAGCCCTTTATTGGACCAACGGGGACTTAAACCCTGTAATTTCTGAAGTATCAAAGCTTTACCCCGACCTCGCAAGGGAGTTTTCAGGTTGGGAGAGGTTCAGGAGAGGAGATTGGCTTGGAGCTTTGGGCTTTTTTGAAGACCCATACTACAGGGCTATAGCTCTATACAACCTAAAAAGATACAAGGAGGTCATAAGCCTTCTTCAGGGAAAAACAGACCAAAGGTCAAACATACTAAAGGCTCGCTCCGCACTTATGATGGGGGATGCAAGGCTGGCAAGGAGTTTCCTCACAGAGAGGTCGGACGAAGAGCTATATCTGTTGGGAATGTCCTACTTCTTAGAAGGTGAATATCAAAGAGCGGTTTCTTTCTTTGGAAGAGTTTCGGATAAAAGTCCACTAAAGGCAAAAGCCTTGCTTAGGATGGGTGATGCCTATTACAATGCTGGAAATGTAGAAAAGGCAAAGGAGAGCTATTACGAGGTCTTGAAGAGGTATCCAGACAGTGAAGAGGCTAAGCAGGCAACCCTGTCTCTGTTTGAGTTTTCTGGTAAGGGAATAAGCGACGAAGAACTGGAAAAGCTCCTTGTCAATTACATGCAAAGGGAGAAAAACCCACAACCTGAGGTAATCTACCAGTATGCATCCCTCTTGGCAAGAAAGGGAGACAAAAGGGGAGCGGAAAGGGAGCTCTTAAAACTTCTTGACACACCCCTTAGGTTTAAAGCCATACTTAAGATGGCGGAGATGGAAGAAGACCCTGCCAAAAAACTGGTGCTATACTACAAGGTATACAAGGAAGCGGAACTTCAAGAGGATAGGGCTAAGGCAAGAGAGGAGCTTATAAAGCTATATACTTCAGCGAGGGACACAAAAAGTGTAGCGGACTTGCTTGCGGAGGGAGATGCCCAAGATAAGGTTAAGGCTGTAGGTTTATACATATCCCTAAGGGACATACCTTCCGCACTTTCCCTTTCTCGTGAGCTCATAAATGCAGGCTACAGAAGCAGAGACTTTGAAAAGTATCTTATAGACCTATACAGACAGTCAGGCGAAACAGACCTGCTAAGCTACGTGCTAAGAAGCCCAGACAAAACCTTACGAGGAGAAGCTCTATTTCTTCTGGGTCTTGATAGTCTCAAAAAGGGCGATAAGAAAAAGGCTCTTGAAAACTTCGTAGAGATATCCCTTAATTACAAGGAAGAACCATACTACAATCAAGCTGTGTTGGAAGGAGCTAAAATACTCATAGAGCTGGGTGCAAGGAGAGATGCAAGCTGTATGTTAGAGAGGTTTGACCTAAGCAGGGCAAAACCAGAAGAGGTAAACCTATACAATAGGCTCAGAAGAGGATTACCAAAATGTGAGGTGAGGTAGCATGGAAGGACTTTTTGAGCTACTTCAAAAGGGTGGGCTTGCCATGTATCCTCTTATTTTTCTTTCTGTAGTCTCTTGGGCTGTAATAGTGGAACGCATATTTCATCTTCGTTCTTCTTCCTACATAGGCAGGTCTGTAAGAGACCTAAAACCTCTCATTGCAAGTGGAGACATAGATGGAGCTCTAAAACTCCTTTCTACAGAAAATTCCTTTACCGCAAACCTACTCAGGGACATGCTACAAGGATACAAGGAGGGAAAGCTTAGAAAGGAAGACATGATAAAAAGCCTTGATTTTGAGCTTTCCCTTTTAGTGCCAAAGATTGAGAAGAACCTGCCACTGCTATCTACTATCGCAAGCGTTGCACCCCTTATTGGTCTTTTTGGCACTATAACTGGTCTTATAAAGGTTTTTTCTGCCTTTGCCACTGCAGACCCAGAGCAGGCAATGGTTCTCCTTTCAAAAGGTATAAGTGAAGCTCTTGTCGCCGCAGCTACAGGTCTTGCGGTTGCCATACCAGCCCTCGTTGCCTATTGGCTCTTTAGAATATGGGGAAACAGCATACTTAACAGGATAGAGTCTGAGGTTTTTGAAGTTTTAAAGGTGCTAAGATGAGAAGGAGGAGGCTTAGCTACGACGAGAGGACTTATATAGATGTAGTTCCCTTAGTGGATACCCTTCTTGCGGTCTTTCTCTTTCTTGCGGTTATTGCCTTCCAATCACCAGTGACCTTTCTTGCAGTAAAGCTTCCCTTCGCAAAAGAGGGTGAAAAGATAAG contains:
- a CDS encoding histidine phosphatase family protein; protein product: MVRLYIIRHAESEWNPIGRYQGLLDPELSERGKAQAKRLGEHFQSIELHAIYSSPLKRTLQTAQEVAKRKGLEIIEDRRIIEIDHGVWSGLLVEEVQKRFPEQFRQWLEEPHKVSFEGGESLQQVYERVKDFLEEMRERHWGQTIALVSHTVPIRAIYCALLKVDLSKFWSFGCDNASYSLVHMEKDRNVIMRLNITCHLGDLYVEAHKAL
- a CDS encoding tetratricopeptide repeat protein, coding for MWKPIRLFSLLLLVVFALAQQISKEFDINVELTGKVFEEKPKLIPPEKLPMPQTRELDLSSELLEVPKFMEFAPVKPVEKGGGISCGEPKDALSYRLGVDYYLKGRYSLAEEELSKVVLIPNSPFKPMAEYVLGIIAYSKDQKPKALELFKSSCEFSHMYQKPACEAYYALHFILRGSVPENRDGLWQAVKSIKEGRMQEPDCSNAVFSQYCGYVADFVRGQENVLYKDSTTLRSAIVRYFSGNLQGAKETFSLYSAPGSPYRDIALYYLALIEYKEGKGEEAFRYAGILESLNQRLASELYALLSEKDVYLSRLTYTITKNPHFLEKAGIIAYNAGDYSLALLNFLEAGNVRYAVYSAVKMGDYRRVISLLENKKGKDKEDYMWLLEALYWTNGDLNPVISEVSKLYPDLAREFSGWERFRRGDWLGALGFFEDPYYRAIALYNLKRYKEVISLLQGKTDQRSNILKARSALMMGDARLARSFLTERSDEELYLLGMSYFLEGEYQRAVSFFGRVSDKSPLKAKALLRMGDAYYNAGNVEKAKESYYEVLKRYPDSEEAKQATLSLFEFSGKGISDEELEKLLVNYMQREKNPQPEVIYQYASLLARKGDKRGAERELLKLLDTPLRFKAILKMAEMEEDPAKKLVLYYKVYKEAELQEDRAKAREELIKLYTSARDTKSVADLLAEGDAQDKVKAVGLYISLRDIPSALSLSRELINAGYRSRDFEKYLIDLYRQSGETDLLSYVLRSPDKTLRGEALFLLGLDSLKKGDKKKALENFVEISLNYKEEPYYNQAVLEGAKILIELGARRDASCMLERFDLSRAKPEEVNLYNRLRRGLPKCEVR
- a CDS encoding MotA/TolQ/ExbB proton channel family protein, which encodes MEGLFELLQKGGLAMYPLIFLSVVSWAVIVERIFHLRSSSYIGRSVRDLKPLIASGDIDGALKLLSTENSFTANLLRDMLQGYKEGKLRKEDMIKSLDFELSLLVPKIEKNLPLLSTIASVAPLIGLFGTITGLIKVFSAFATADPEQAMVLLSKGISEALVAAATGLAVAIPALVAYWLFRIWGNSILNRIESEVFEVLKVLR